A genomic region of Glycine max cultivar Williams 82 chromosome 15, Glycine_max_v4.0, whole genome shotgun sequence contains the following coding sequences:
- the LOC100779447 gene encoding polygalacturonase, whose product MDFDFITNGHVQNLHSIDSKGGHFIVFGCENMTFTDLTLKSPENNHNTDGIKISQTNGINITGVKIGTGDDCVAMISGTKNVRISNVVCGPGHGISVGSLGKNDGETDVEDIVVKNCTFVGTSNGLRIKTWAAPLKKNLKASKFVYEDIVMNNVQNPVVIDQQYCPLHQCDLKVCASS is encoded by the coding sequence ATGGATTTTGACTTCATCACCAACGGACATGTCCAAAACTTGCATTCCATTGATAGCAAAGGAGGCCATTTCATAGTGTTTGGATGTGAGAACATGACCTTCACAGACCTAACCCTAAAATCCCCCGAGAACAATCACAACACAGATGGAATCAAAATATCCCAAACAAATGGGATAAACATCACAGGTGTGAAAATTGGCACTGGCGATGACTGTGTTGCTATGATTTCTGGCACTAAGAATGTTCGGATTTCAAATGTCGTTTGTGGCCCTGGTCATGGAATTAGTGTTGGAAGCCTTGGGAAGAATGATGGAGAAACTGATGTGGAAGATATTGTTGTCAAGAATTGCACATTTGTTGGTACTAGCAATGGTCTTAGAATTAAAACATGGGCTGCTCCATTGAAGAAAAATTTGAAGGCTTCAAAGTTCGTctatgaagacattgtcatgaATAATGTGCAAAATCCCGTTGTCATTGATCAACAATATTGTCCACTACATCAATGTGACCTTAAGGTTTGTGCTTCTAGCtag